The following nucleotide sequence is from Salvia splendens isolate huo1 chromosome 2, SspV2, whole genome shotgun sequence.
TCTTTGAAGAGTGGAAATGTGTTACGAGTAAAACGTTCAAGCATATAAATGTTTTTGGAAGAAAACTGTGCCAACATGAAACTTTTCAGATATCAAAGCCATACCTAAGTTCAAAAAACTTAACAACGAATGACTCTATTGCTATGAATTCTATTGATTTGGTCCAACCAAAATACAATCACGCCCAAATGATCTAAATTATGAGGGAAGTTacataaataccaaataaatttgTACATATCTTTTCGAGGAACTTACTCTCGTAACGCAATACTAGCATCTGAAGAGGTTCATTCTGACCAAATTAAGTTACCAAGGTTAATTTTTAATCATTCTAGTTGTGCAATACAAGAAAATGTTAAGATAATAGCAGTTTGTCCAAACTCACTTAATTCTCAAGTAACTTGCAGCTATCTGAGGCAAGGACAGTGCATCGCCTTCCCTGAGGTAGTACATTAAGTAATCAGATAAGCAAATAACCAGACACAGATATCCATATCCGTATTTCAGAAGTTATGATCTATGTATGAAAACTTACTGCCCATCTGATACCAGTGAAAACCAAATTGGATGATTCTTGCGGTCGAATTTAGCACCAGCACCAAACACAACCTGAGGAGGGAGTCTAAATTCTGCGAATTCCTGCGCCTTCTTTTGACGAGCTTTGCGGAACTTTTTGGGCCTTCCAGAATCTGGAGGGATATGGTCATTGAAATTCTTGACATTTTGAACCTTTGGTTTCTGCCTGTTTTCTTTACTTCTGCTTTTATTTGGAGGTCCCTCGTTGTCAAGGGAATTTGGAGCTTCTGATTTAGCTAGATCTCCTTGCATGTTACACTTTGAAGACTTGCTTCTATTTGCTGCCTCCACCAAACAATTCAATGGTTTCCAAAGGTCACCCATCTCTTCCCAAGTCTCAGATCCATTCTCTCTTCCCTTATCAGGACTAGGGTGATTGGATGGATCACTAGCAACAGAACTCTGCATAAAACATTATCATAAGCATGGATTGGGTTTTGTAAATGCATAGAGGATGTGTTCATAAGCTTCAGAACCATATGTCATACCTGCCTCATATTCTGAGTAGATCTATTTAGTGTCTCAGGTGAGCTAGAGTTTTCATGGTGATCATCCATGGAGTTATCTTCTTTTATAATAGGTTTCTCTATAGTGAAACTGGAACCTCTTGATGCTTTCCTGGTTATGGATTTTGATCGTCGTCCAGTCATTCCACTCTGAGTTGAAACCCTAGGAGTGCTAACTACCAATGATGAGAGAGATCTTTCCTTTCTCTTTGCAGGTAATGTAACAGGAGATACAACTTCAGGAGCTCTCACTTTCATCCTCTTATAAGGGAATACTTTTGCCCTCACATCTTCCAAATTATGGTCCAGCCTGATTAACAGAACATAAGATACaatatggagagagagagagagagagagggatggTTATCTTTCATTGAAAGACACAGGTGCAGAAAAAAGAACAAACTTGAGCTCACTGGTGTAGACAAATAAATTGGCTAGTTTAGGTTCATGAGGGTAGCTTCGAAGTGATTGGGAGCACGCCAAAGTTAGTGCACCGTCCACACTATGTAGTAGATACATGAACACTTAAGTTTTCAAGATAAATATTACGCTAAAATTATCAAGTCAAGTGTCATGAGCATTTCACTCTTTTCCCATCATAGATCCTACATCTCCATGAGTTCCGTACAGAGTGAAGTTGAGCAATAATCATTCCATGCAGTGTGCTGAAATGATCACAAGAGAAGCACAGCCAGTGTAAAGTGCATAAATCTAGAACCTTCATAGTTTCTGTACATGAATCTAGCTATGAATTGCCACCTCTCGGTACAAAATAGAAAAGTAGTGAATATGAATTAACAGATCTAACATTTGTAAGCCTTTCAGGATGTTGTCTAAGTCATTGTTCGTCGTAATAGGCAATAAAGAAAGAAACTACAGAAACTTATATTGAGGATTTATGTCTAGTCTGGGATAAATACACAGATGAGAAAACTAACTGGAAATAGGGGAAAACGGATTCCAACCTCAACTTTTCCAATGGAACACATCCCAAATCAATATTGCATACTGGACAGCATTCCATTTCCTCATCTGAGAGCTTCTTGTTTATACACTTCCTGCAAACTATAGTCATAGAAAAGAAATCCAGATATATTAGACAAATACTACTAAAAATCACACAAAGTAGATACAGCGAAAGGTTTCTCACAGCTTATAAGTTCTGAACGCACGAAGATATAAATCTATAGGTTTGAGGCTAGATTTTCAAACACGTGATATACTAGTCTTTCACAAACAATCTTTTAACTAGTATGATATCGAAGCAAGGAGCAAATTGTCAAAGATGATATGCAGGTAAAATCAAGGAAGCCAGGCTTATAGAAAATGTCGCCAATGAATAGGGCATGCCAATAGGTATGAGATCTTTGCTGAAATTTCCTACAATTTTCCATGCAGTTCTCAAGATCTAGAATGAAAACACTCCTGATTGATTCTCCAACTACTAATGACGTAAGCTGTTTCTTACTTACATCTCTATACATTTGTTAGAACACAATAGGTCCAGTGAGGTTGGGTAAAGAGGACCTTAAGCCAGAGTATCTCAAGATTACACCATGTTTGGAGTCGACAAATGAAATTTGGCATGCACAATATTCAGTCAATTAATCAATATTGTGCCAAACAACCACACACGAAATTCCAAAATACCAATCAGATCACTAAATCAGGAAAGCCAGCAATCCTAATTGACATCTCAGCTGACATGAACAAACTGAAAAAATGATCAAATCCCCATCGACCTCAAAATCAATCGCATACGTTGCCGGCgaagaaaacacataatcagAGAAACTAAGTAACAAACAATCCACGACAAAGCCCAAATAACCAGATCGCAAACACATACGCACTAAAAGCAAACAAGTGAAAATTGGAATAACCAAACAACAACCACGAGATAACAAATCCGATTAGAGCAAGCAATTACATGTGTGGAGGCACTCGATGATAGTGGTGGCCTCGCGGAAGAGCTTGTGGCAGAGCGGGCATGTCATGCATGGCGCCACCGCCTGCCGCCGCAGTTTCACCACCAGATGCGACATCGTATTATCCAATTCGCGCCTAAATCGAAAGCAACGGCGGCGCGGCCACGTATCCTATTCGGTGCATGCCATCGAACGCCGCATGTGCGATGCGATGCGATTTACGTTAGTTAAATTCAGCTCAATTCCGCCTGCATTAAGCACACAAACAGAAACCACAGATTATTATCGGAAAATAGCAATTTCTACGAGGAACCGCGGGTAATAGAAGAACAAAACCATAAGCGGGGTAAAAAGAGCTAAGAAGTGCGATGAGAGAGGGGTTATTGTAATGTAAAACCTCCAAATCCGAGCAAAAAGCCAAAAAGAATAGATGATTTGGGGAAAATAGAGCACGCAGCGGTTGCGGCTTGACGATGGCTTCTGCTGTGGATGATC
It contains:
- the LOC121792930 gene encoding E3 ubiquitin protein ligase DRIP2-like, yielding MSHLVVKLRRQAVAPCMTCPLCHKLFREATTIIECLHTFCRKCINKKLSDEEMECCPVCNIDLGCVPLEKLRLDHNLEDVRAKVFPYKRMKVRAPEVVSPVTLPAKRKERSLSSLVVSTPRVSTQSGMTGRRSKSITRKASRGSSFTIEKPIIKEDNSMDDHHENSSSPETLNRSTQNMRQSSVASDPSNHPSPDKGRENGSETWEEMGDLWKPLNCLVEAANRSKSSKCNMQGDLAKSEAPNSLDNEGPPNKSRSKENRQKPKVQNVKNFNDHIPPDSGRPKKFRKARQKKAQEFAEFRLPPQVVFGAGAKFDRKNHPIWFSLVSDGQEGDALSLPQIAASYLRIKDGGMPVSCIQKYLKLKLDLTSEEEIEIKCMGQAVMPTWTLNTVVARWLESTTTEKVVVKIGSSAEDLVMELGYARRS